The following proteins come from a genomic window of Actinomarinicola tropica:
- a CDS encoding type II CAAX endopeptidase family protein, protein MLRDWLEPDPDLEEAHREPTGWGPREALLALVVAQIAAMVGSLVIFNAAGYSSVEEWADAPLWVQLLTQIPLWAGYAGVTLWVVTRVGRGPELDLGWRFRRRDVPYGLTLGVLLQIVAVPVLYVPILLLFPDQDVSEAARDLTDRATEPASVIALLLVVVVGAPIVEELFFRGLLLRSVARRWGTAAGLVLSTAVFGLVHLQLLQLPALLLFGGVAAWLTVRSGRLGPAVWTHVGFNAVTVLLLLFVE, encoded by the coding sequence GTGCTCCGCGACTGGCTCGAGCCGGACCCCGACCTCGAGGAGGCCCACCGGGAGCCGACGGGGTGGGGTCCGCGCGAGGCGCTGCTCGCCCTCGTCGTCGCCCAGATCGCGGCGATGGTCGGGTCCCTCGTCATCTTCAACGCCGCGGGCTACTCGTCGGTCGAGGAGTGGGCGGACGCGCCGCTGTGGGTGCAGCTGCTCACCCAGATCCCCCTGTGGGCGGGCTACGCCGGGGTCACCCTGTGGGTCGTCACCCGGGTCGGGCGGGGGCCCGAGCTCGACCTCGGGTGGCGCTTCCGGCGGCGCGACGTCCCCTACGGCCTCACGCTCGGCGTGCTCCTCCAGATCGTCGCGGTGCCCGTGCTCTACGTCCCGATCCTCCTGCTGTTCCCCGACCAGGACGTCTCGGAGGCCGCCCGCGACCTCACGGATCGGGCGACCGAGCCGGCCAGCGTCATCGCCCTGCTGCTCGTCGTGGTGGTCGGCGCACCGATCGTCGAGGAGCTGTTCTTCCGCGGGTTGCTGCTGCGCTCGGTGGCCCGTCGGTGGGGCACCGCCGCTGGCCTCGTGCTGTCCACCGCCGTGTTCGGACTCGTCCACCTCCAGCTCCTCCAGCTGCCGGCGCTCCTGCTGTTCGGCGGCGTCGCGGCCTGGCTCACCGTGCGCTCCGGCCGCCTCGGCCCTGCGGTGTGGACCCACGTCGGGTTCAACGCGGTGACGGTCCTCCTGCTCCTCTTCGTCGAGTGA
- a CDS encoding DUF3499 family protein produces the protein MRRSCSRPACGGVPTATLAYDYAGRTVWVDPLAEEPHPMTHDLCARHADRLSVPNGWVLHDRRDEATLLSLPVARAS, from the coding sequence ATGCGACGCTCCTGCTCCCGGCCCGCGTGCGGCGGGGTCCCCACCGCCACGCTGGCCTACGACTACGCGGGGCGCACCGTGTGGGTCGACCCGCTCGCCGAGGAGCCCCACCCGATGACGCACGACCTGTGCGCCCGCCACGCCGACCGCCTGTCGGTCCCGAACGGCTGGGTGCTCCACGACCGGCGGGACGAGGCGACGCTCCTGTCGCTGCCGGTCGCCCGCGCCAGCTGA
- the ftsH gene encoding ATP-dependent zinc metalloprotease FtsH: MTPSSKAPTPPPPPPPRRPGSGSGGRGSGERPSPGSDLRMPRWALGMLGVVLLLVIAWPLLSPSSDAESITFTEFLQEVEAGNVETAEVNNNNGNISGEFADEDRGEYRTTGPLELAESDRELIDANTRLTFDTPQPNLFVQLLPTILIIALFIGAFVWLSRRAQGQVGGIMSIGRSKAKTYSSERPGTTFADVAGYAGVKQEVTEVIDFLKTPQKFGEIGARIPKGILLVGPPGTGKTLIARAVAGEAGVPFLSVSGSDFMEMFVGVGASRVRDLFESARKMGRAIIFVDEIDSIGRKRGAGLGGGHDEREQTLNQMLSEMDGFEPAEGIVMMAATNRPDILDPALLRPGRFDRQVVVPLPSLEDRREILDVHVRHKRVAPDVDLDVVARGTPGMSGADLANLVNEAALFAVRAGEDAIHKEHFEAARDRILMGQMRDTLALSDEEKEAIAYHEGGHAVCAAVLPHADPVHKVTIIPSGMALGVTHQLPTSERHLYRQDYIEDSLVVRMGGRVAEEIVYGIASTGANNDLVGATELARKMVREWGMSERVGPMAWGSQGQVFLGDDLMHTRDYSDDTARVIDEEVERILREQETRCRELLVENRKGLDLVAQALLEHETIDGDEVVRLIAVGAGRLPDTGESRSAEVRDLVDRVRSGVPAEEPQVTEPRPSTWPQPES; the protein is encoded by the coding sequence ATGACCCCGAGCTCGAAGGCGCCGACCCCTCCCCCGCCCCCGCCGCCGCGGCGCCCCGGCTCCGGTTCCGGCGGTCGAGGCTCCGGCGAGCGCCCCTCCCCCGGCAGCGACCTGCGGATGCCCCGCTGGGCGCTCGGCATGCTCGGCGTCGTCCTGCTCCTCGTCATCGCGTGGCCGCTGCTCTCGCCGAGCAGCGACGCCGAGTCGATCACCTTCACCGAGTTCCTCCAGGAGGTCGAGGCCGGCAACGTCGAGACCGCCGAGGTCAACAACAACAACGGCAACATCTCCGGCGAGTTCGCCGACGAGGACCGGGGCGAGTACCGGACCACGGGTCCGCTCGAGCTCGCCGAGTCCGACCGCGAGCTGATCGACGCCAACACCCGGCTCACCTTCGACACCCCCCAGCCCAACCTCTTCGTCCAGCTGCTGCCGACGATCCTCATCATCGCCCTGTTCATCGGTGCCTTCGTGTGGCTCTCCCGCCGGGCGCAGGGCCAGGTCGGCGGCATCATGTCGATCGGCCGCTCCAAGGCCAAGACGTACAGCTCCGAGCGCCCCGGCACCACCTTCGCCGACGTCGCCGGCTACGCCGGGGTGAAGCAGGAGGTCACCGAGGTCATCGACTTCCTGAAGACCCCGCAGAAGTTCGGCGAGATCGGCGCCCGCATCCCGAAGGGCATCCTGCTCGTGGGCCCTCCCGGCACCGGCAAGACGCTGATCGCCCGTGCCGTCGCCGGCGAGGCCGGCGTGCCGTTCCTGTCGGTGAGCGGCTCGGACTTCATGGAGATGTTCGTGGGCGTCGGCGCCAGCCGGGTGCGCGACCTGTTCGAGTCGGCCCGCAAGATGGGCCGGGCGATCATCTTCGTCGACGAGATCGACTCGATCGGCCGCAAGCGCGGCGCCGGCCTCGGCGGCGGCCACGACGAGCGCGAGCAGACGCTCAACCAGATGCTCTCCGAGATGGACGGCTTCGAGCCGGCCGAGGGCATCGTGATGATGGCCGCCACCAACCGGCCCGACATCCTCGACCCCGCCCTCCTGCGCCCCGGGCGCTTCGACCGCCAGGTCGTCGTGCCCCTGCCGAGCCTCGAGGACCGGCGCGAGATCCTCGACGTGCACGTGCGCCACAAGCGGGTGGCCCCCGACGTCGACCTCGACGTCGTCGCCCGGGGCACGCCCGGCATGAGCGGCGCCGACCTCGCCAACCTCGTCAACGAGGCCGCGCTCTTCGCGGTGCGCGCCGGCGAGGACGCCATCCACAAGGAGCACTTCGAGGCCGCGCGCGACCGCATCCTCATGGGGCAGATGCGCGACACGCTCGCCCTCTCCGACGAGGAGAAGGAGGCGATCGCCTACCACGAGGGCGGCCACGCCGTCTGCGCCGCCGTCCTCCCCCACGCCGACCCGGTGCACAAGGTCACGATCATCCCCTCGGGGATGGCGCTCGGCGTCACCCACCAGCTGCCGACCTCCGAGCGGCACCTCTACCGCCAGGACTACATCGAGGACAGCCTCGTCGTCCGCATGGGCGGCCGGGTCGCCGAGGAGATCGTCTACGGGATCGCCTCCACCGGCGCGAACAACGACCTGGTCGGCGCCACCGAGCTGGCCCGCAAGATGGTCCGCGAGTGGGGCATGAGCGAGCGGGTCGGCCCGATGGCCTGGGGCTCCCAGGGCCAGGTCTTCCTCGGCGACGACCTCATGCACACGCGCGACTACAGCGACGACACCGCACGGGTGATCGACGAGGAGGTCGAGCGGATCCTGCGCGAGCAGGAGACCCGGTGCCGCGAGCTGCTCGTCGAGAACCGCAAGGGCCTCGACCTCGTGGCCCAGGCCCTGCTCGAGCACGAGACGATCGACGGTGACGAGGTGGTCCGCCTGATCGCGGTCGGCGCCGGCCGGCTGCCCGACACGGGCGAGTCCCGCTCGGCCGAGGTCCGTGACCTCGTCGACCGCGTGCGCTCCGGCGTCCCCGCCGAGGAGCCGCAGGTCACCGAGCCCCGTCCCAGCACCTGGCCCCAGCCCGAGTCCTGA
- a CDS encoding thioredoxin domain-containing protein, whose amino-acid sequence MERLLLAVVLVAVAGVIAWFIQRRQPDVPSSPPEYSVPTQLDRADFTRPEAPWLVAVFTSATCDVCRGTWEKAQILESDDVAVQEIEVAAEPELHRRYQIDGVPLVVIADAEGTVRNGFVGPPTATDLWATVAEIRDPGSVPPGCDHGQPVDPTS is encoded by the coding sequence ATGGAGCGCCTCCTCCTCGCGGTCGTCCTCGTCGCCGTCGCCGGCGTGATCGCCTGGTTCATCCAACGCCGCCAGCCCGACGTGCCGTCCTCGCCCCCGGAGTACAGCGTCCCCACCCAGCTCGACCGGGCGGACTTCACCCGCCCGGAGGCGCCCTGGCTGGTCGCGGTGTTCACGTCGGCCACCTGCGACGTGTGCCGGGGCACCTGGGAGAAGGCGCAGATCCTCGAGAGCGACGACGTCGCCGTGCAGGAGATCGAGGTGGCGGCCGAGCCGGAGCTCCACCGCCGCTACCAGATCGACGGCGTGCCGCTCGTCGTCATCGCCGACGCGGAGGGGACGGTCCGCAACGGCTTCGTGGGCCCACCGACCGCGACCGACCTGTGGGCCACCGTGGCCGAGATCCGCGACCCGGGGTCCGTGCCTCCGGGCTGCGACCACGGCCAGCCGGTCGACCCGACCTCCTAG
- a CDS encoding dihydrofolate reductase family protein: MTQLLKVQNFGLTADGFGAGEGQTLERPFGHANPMELMAWAGATASWPNRTEPGGTRGLDDYFTRDFSNNIGAEIMGRNKFGPQRGPWEDHDWTGWWGDVPPFHTPVFVLTHHPRPSFTLADTTFHFLDATPAEALEQAKAAAHGKDVRLGGGVTTIREFLEADLVDTMHIAVAPLELGRGERLWESPDELTDRFHHEAVPSSSGVTHHIFWRR; the protein is encoded by the coding sequence ATGACGCAGCTCTTGAAGGTGCAGAACTTCGGCCTGACGGCCGACGGCTTCGGTGCCGGTGAGGGCCAGACCCTCGAGCGCCCCTTCGGCCACGCCAACCCGATGGAGCTGATGGCCTGGGCGGGCGCCACCGCGAGCTGGCCCAACCGCACCGAACCCGGGGGCACCCGAGGGCTCGACGACTACTTCACGCGGGACTTCTCGAACAACATCGGCGCCGAGATCATGGGTCGCAACAAGTTCGGACCACAGCGCGGACCGTGGGAGGACCACGACTGGACGGGCTGGTGGGGCGACGTCCCGCCCTTCCACACGCCGGTCTTCGTCCTGACGCACCACCCGCGGCCGAGCTTCACCCTGGCCGACACCACGTTCCACTTCCTCGATGCCACCCCGGCCGAGGCGCTCGAGCAGGCGAAGGCAGCCGCGCACGGCAAGGACGTGCGGCTCGGCGGTGGGGTCACGACGATCCGGGAGTTCCTCGAGGCCGACCTCGTCGACACCATGCACATCGCCGTCGCTCCCCTCGAGCTCGGCCGGGGCGAGCGCCTCTGGGAGTCTCCGGACGAGCTGACCGACCGGTTCCACCACGAGGCCGTGCCGAGCTCCAGCGGGGTGACGCACCACATCTTCTGGCGCCGGTAG
- a CDS encoding DUF5719 family protein codes for MTRARIPVILFVLGSLVAAVLLDRSSAPDDPTPPEPRGILARTEPVVAPDEVLGSTWYCAAGSAGDIGEIPPPVAVDPVDGEPAEGETADGEAAEGEEGGETAEGGEAAEAAEGETIVVGPIVAEHTVVIANLADQDRVAQVSIHPGTDEPVELEVDLPAASVERVALADHVDAPAAAAMVEVPGGGVAVTHVIEGEHGTDSGTCAAASSDEWHFAWGDTSRDARSFVALFNPFPRDAVVDMSFVTVDGVREPRALTGLVVPGEGVVLADVGAEVRRRDHVSTTVRARAGRVVAERLQSFDDSDGRRGTTVDLGVTEPQEVWVHTYGRVGPDVDQRLTVYNPTDAPAEVDVEVALAEDLAGGVAPFELTVRPQGFVTIDLAGEDRILDAVGQDDAELTLTVRSLNGVPVVSDLRTELDGMAVSHGRSSAATTQVLVDPLGPDAEGRLRVLDLGGDDANEVEITVVRNGRRTELDTIELAPAGRAVVDLDPDDVGSGPAAILVTSSSPVLVELVNRFDEPSDLGVRAAIPFDRSVTPIPVLAG; via the coding sequence ATGACCCGAGCCCGCATCCCCGTCATCCTCTTCGTCCTCGGGTCGCTCGTCGCCGCGGTCCTCCTCGATCGCTCGTCCGCGCCCGACGACCCCACGCCCCCCGAGCCTCGTGGGATCCTCGCCCGGACCGAGCCGGTGGTGGCGCCCGACGAGGTGCTCGGTTCGACCTGGTACTGCGCGGCCGGGTCCGCGGGCGACATCGGCGAGATCCCACCGCCCGTCGCCGTCGACCCCGTCGACGGCGAGCCGGCCGAGGGCGAGACCGCCGACGGTGAGGCCGCCGAGGGCGAGGAGGGCGGCGAGACCGCCGAGGGCGGCGAGGCCGCCGAGGCCGCCGAGGGCGAGACGATCGTGGTCGGCCCCATCGTCGCCGAGCACACCGTCGTCATCGCGAACCTCGCCGACCAGGATCGCGTGGCCCAGGTCTCGATCCACCCCGGCACCGACGAGCCGGTGGAGCTCGAGGTCGACCTCCCGGCGGCCTCGGTCGAGCGCGTCGCGCTGGCCGACCACGTCGACGCCCCGGCCGCCGCTGCGATGGTGGAGGTGCCGGGGGGTGGCGTGGCTGTCACCCACGTGATCGAGGGCGAGCACGGCACCGACTCCGGCACCTGCGCCGCGGCGTCGTCCGACGAGTGGCACTTCGCGTGGGGCGACACGTCGAGGGACGCTCGGTCGTTCGTCGCCCTGTTCAACCCCTTCCCGCGCGACGCGGTCGTCGACATGTCGTTCGTCACGGTCGACGGGGTCCGCGAGCCGCGTGCCCTCACCGGCCTCGTCGTCCCGGGCGAGGGCGTCGTCCTCGCCGACGTCGGCGCCGAGGTCCGGCGGCGGGACCACGTCTCGACGACGGTGCGGGCGCGGGCGGGTCGGGTGGTCGCGGAGCGGCTCCAGAGCTTCGACGACAGCGACGGTCGCCGCGGCACGACCGTCGACCTCGGGGTGACCGAGCCCCAGGAGGTGTGGGTCCACACCTACGGTCGGGTGGGTCCCGACGTCGACCAGCGCCTCACCGTCTACAACCCCACGGACGCCCCGGCCGAGGTCGACGTCGAGGTGGCCCTCGCCGAGGACCTCGCCGGCGGCGTGGCGCCGTTCGAGCTCACCGTCCGCCCCCAGGGGTTCGTCACCATCGATCTGGCGGGGGAGGACCGCATCCTCGACGCCGTGGGTCAGGACGACGCCGAGCTGACGCTCACCGTTCGGTCGCTCAACGGGGTTCCGGTCGTGAGCGACCTTCGGACCGAGCTCGACGGGATGGCGGTGTCGCACGGCCGCAGCTCGGCGGCCACGACGCAGGTGCTCGTCGATCCGCTCGGGCCCGACGCGGAGGGGCGCCTCCGCGTCCTCGACCTCGGCGGCGACGATGCCAACGAGGTCGAGATCACCGTCGTGCGCAACGGCCGCCGCACCGAGCTCGACACGATCGAACTGGCACCGGCCGGTCGGGCGGTCGTCGACCTCGACCCCGACGACGTCGGGTCGGGCCCCGCCGCGATCCTCGTCACCTCGTCCTCGCCGGTGCTGGTCGAGCTCGTCAACCGCTTCGACGAGCCCTCGGACCTCGGGGTCCGCGCCGCGATCCCGTTCGACCGCTCGGTCACGCCGATCCCCGTCCTCGCGGGCTGA